One segment of Choristoneura fumiferana chromosome 26, NRCan_CFum_1, whole genome shotgun sequence DNA contains the following:
- the Gbs-70E gene encoding glycogen binding subunit 70E isoform X1, giving the protein MGKSYGATIVRKSGNGSVLESIHRFTMCAAIDMLSSEQMFYGHSPPAGFLTDYTVRRPNKPKLTTRGFSAPCLPVSMGLKPMQLTLKSAPRSCMRMPTENKKKKVVFADERGYALEQVKFMTEPSYVPPYWALKIVASPPLERKPPPAPVQDLWEIRFVQPASDYLGFRRKVTEDCVSLENVILKQDEGAVDGTVKVKNLDFSKEVFVRTSSDGWRTNEDTYCAFVESGPLNQQGQSTYDTFGFRIQLPIHSRRLDFCVGFRCKGTEFWDSNKGNNYTIEKSSVRNAPAVSCARIKYGNSWRARTDLNGNTPYW; this is encoded by the coding sequence ATTTACAATGTGCGCCGCTATAGACATGTTGTCGTCCGAACAGATGTTTTACGGACATAGCCCACCGGCTGGGTTTCTAACGGACTATACTGTGAGAAGACCGAACAAACCCAAGTTAACAACAAGAGGTTTCTCAGCGCCATGTTTGCCGGTTTCTATGGGATTAAAACCTATGCAGCTCACGCTGAAATCGGCCCCGAGGTCTTGTATGAGGATGCCGACGGAAAACAAGAAAAAGAAGGTAGTGTTTGCTGACGAACGAGGCTACGCGTTGGAACAAGTGAAGTTCATGACGGAGCCATCCTATGTGCCACCTTATTGGGCTCTCAAGATCGTAGCCAGTCCACCTTTGGAACGGAAACCACCTCCTGCACCAGTCCAGGATCTTTGGGAGATAAGATTCGTCCAGCCGGCGTCGGATTACTTGGGTTTCCGACGAAAAGTTACCGAAGATTGCGTATCATTGGAGAATGTGATATTAAAACAAGACGAAGGAGCCGTCGACGGCACAGTGAAAGTTAAAAACCTTGACTTTTCCAAAGAAGTTTTTGTGAGGACTTCGTCTGATGGATGGAGGACGAACGAGGACACTTACTGCGCTTTCGTGGAGTCAGGCCCTCTGAATCAGCAAGGACAATCGACGTACGATACTTTCGGCTTCAGAATACAGCTGCCTATTCATTCTAGAAGGCTAGATTTCTGTGTAGGTTTCCGCTGCAAAGGAACAGAATTCTGGGACAGTAATAAAGGCAACAACTATACCATAGAGAAGTCTTCTGTACGAAACGCGCCAGCGGTGTCTTGCGCTAGGATAAAATATGGAAATTCCTGGCGTGCCCGAACGGATTTGAATGGTAATACGCCTTATTGGTGA
- the Gbs-70E gene encoding glycogen binding subunit 70E isoform X2 encodes MCAAIDMLSSEQMFYGHSPPAGFLTDYTVRRPNKPKLTTRGFSAPCLPVSMGLKPMQLTLKSAPRSCMRMPTENKKKKVVFADERGYALEQVKFMTEPSYVPPYWALKIVASPPLERKPPPAPVQDLWEIRFVQPASDYLGFRRKVTEDCVSLENVILKQDEGAVDGTVKVKNLDFSKEVFVRTSSDGWRTNEDTYCAFVESGPLNQQGQSTYDTFGFRIQLPIHSRRLDFCVGFRCKGTEFWDSNKGNNYTIEKSSVRNAPAVSCARIKYGNSWRARTDLNGNTPYW; translated from the coding sequence ATGTGCGCCGCTATAGACATGTTGTCGTCCGAACAGATGTTTTACGGACATAGCCCACCGGCTGGGTTTCTAACGGACTATACTGTGAGAAGACCGAACAAACCCAAGTTAACAACAAGAGGTTTCTCAGCGCCATGTTTGCCGGTTTCTATGGGATTAAAACCTATGCAGCTCACGCTGAAATCGGCCCCGAGGTCTTGTATGAGGATGCCGACGGAAAACAAGAAAAAGAAGGTAGTGTTTGCTGACGAACGAGGCTACGCGTTGGAACAAGTGAAGTTCATGACGGAGCCATCCTATGTGCCACCTTATTGGGCTCTCAAGATCGTAGCCAGTCCACCTTTGGAACGGAAACCACCTCCTGCACCAGTCCAGGATCTTTGGGAGATAAGATTCGTCCAGCCGGCGTCGGATTACTTGGGTTTCCGACGAAAAGTTACCGAAGATTGCGTATCATTGGAGAATGTGATATTAAAACAAGACGAAGGAGCCGTCGACGGCACAGTGAAAGTTAAAAACCTTGACTTTTCCAAAGAAGTTTTTGTGAGGACTTCGTCTGATGGATGGAGGACGAACGAGGACACTTACTGCGCTTTCGTGGAGTCAGGCCCTCTGAATCAGCAAGGACAATCGACGTACGATACTTTCGGCTTCAGAATACAGCTGCCTATTCATTCTAGAAGGCTAGATTTCTGTGTAGGTTTCCGCTGCAAAGGAACAGAATTCTGGGACAGTAATAAAGGCAACAACTATACCATAGAGAAGTCTTCTGTACGAAACGCGCCAGCGGTGTCTTGCGCTAGGATAAAATATGGAAATTCCTGGCGTGCCCGAACGGATTTGAATGGTAATACGCCTTATTGGTGA